Proteins found in one Haloferax litoreum genomic segment:
- a CDS encoding universal stress protein — MSSRPLSIDLVLVPVDQSEEATRAARYAVAVAAEYDAAVHAVHVLGEDVVRAIEQGVVDQDAVAEDSKAVTDTISKIAHEADVPITTSVAYGFSPTSKLRHPGSVVLDTAEELEADFVVVPREPVSGDPGEVLAKAAEYVLLYASQPVLSA, encoded by the coding sequence ATGTCATCGCGCCCGCTCTCTATCGACCTCGTCCTCGTGCCGGTCGACCAAAGCGAGGAGGCGACGCGTGCGGCCCGGTACGCCGTCGCAGTCGCGGCCGAATACGACGCCGCAGTCCACGCCGTTCACGTCCTCGGCGAGGACGTCGTCCGCGCTATCGAGCAGGGCGTCGTCGACCAAGACGCAGTCGCCGAAGACAGTAAGGCTGTCACCGACACGATTTCCAAGATTGCCCACGAGGCAGACGTCCCTATCACGACGTCTGTCGCGTACGGATTCTCTCCGACGAGCAAACTCCGTCATCCCGGGAGCGTCGTCCTCGACACCGCAGAAGAACTCGAAGCCGACTTCGTGGTCGTGCCGCGCGAACCCGTCTCTGGCGACCCGGGTGAAGTCCTCGCGAAGGCCGCCGAGTACGTCCTCTTGTACGCGAGTCAGCCCGTTCTGTCGGCCTGA
- a CDS encoding GNAT family N-acetyltransferase, translated as MTRTYSDAVADPYEAPPLSFTDKEDRTIEVRAYDGTDEELESLVDMYESFDPSDRAQGIPPGREDRIRDWLDNILDDDCLNVIAWDGDDVAGHATLVPDGDAYELAIFVHQTYQRSGIGTRLIKALLGHGRVSGVEKVWLTVERWNRAAVNLYQNVGFETSDAESFELEMTIRLAEPDG; from the coding sequence ATGACTCGAACGTACTCCGACGCCGTCGCAGACCCGTACGAGGCACCCCCACTGTCGTTCACGGACAAAGAAGACAGGACCATCGAGGTTCGAGCCTACGACGGCACAGACGAGGAACTGGAGTCGCTCGTCGACATGTACGAGTCGTTCGACCCCTCAGACCGGGCACAAGGCATCCCTCCGGGGCGCGAAGACCGCATCCGCGACTGGCTAGACAACATCCTCGACGACGACTGCCTGAACGTCATCGCGTGGGACGGCGACGACGTGGCAGGTCACGCGACGCTCGTCCCCGACGGCGACGCGTACGAACTCGCCATCTTCGTCCACCAGACGTACCAGCGGTCGGGTATCGGGACGCGGCTCATCAAGGCGCTCCTCGGACACGGACGCGTCTCGGGCGTCGAGAAGGTGTGGCTCACCGTCGAACGCTGGAACCGCGCCGCGGTCAACCTCTACCAGAACGTGGGCTTCGAGACCAGCGACGCCGAGAGTTTCGAGTTAGAGATGACCATCCGTCTCGCAGAACCTGACGGGTAA
- a CDS encoding universal stress protein: MKVLLGIGGSDDSIRALEKTVERTANADDDLTIAIVENPSVERSRDDIESKVSEVLSDLGIDATVRHLEGDPGSSLVDLAEDEGFDQLVLGGGETSPMGKIQIGSIAEFVLLNSHVTVTLVR, from the coding sequence ATGAAGGTACTGCTCGGAATCGGTGGCAGCGACGATTCCATCCGAGCGTTGGAGAAGACGGTCGAACGAACGGCGAACGCCGACGACGACCTGACCATCGCTATCGTCGAGAACCCGTCCGTGGAGCGTTCGCGCGACGACATCGAATCGAAGGTCTCGGAGGTGCTCTCCGACCTCGGCATCGACGCGACGGTTCGCCACCTCGAAGGCGACCCCGGAAGTTCGCTCGTCGACCTCGCCGAGGACGAAGGATTCGACCAACTCGTCCTGGGCGGCGGTGAAACGAGTCCGATGGGGAAGATACAGATTGGGAGCATCGCGGAGTTCGTCCTCCTCAACTCCCACGTAACGGTCACGCTAGTCCGATGA
- a CDS encoding DUF5806 family protein — translation MTDEFGEADEGSDPAESVEDAEPSASPSTDAAGAAEESDAGVETADTAETESDGDMHAASDADASDGDDAADADTDAESEVDVPEDVQKYARFKKVDGAQYDRVNDFLRERTYVTAREWAIARLCADFRTETGVEMTKIGENLPELVPFMTDTYSPQAVNQARSAFRDKVRKSGATFLYGAMSGFFTAEELDEMMYEVTEIAKFLLEVEGVDLSVEEELEAEERISSVMREVREASTELRSEELSNDD, via the coding sequence ATGACAGACGAGTTTGGTGAGGCCGACGAGGGGTCGGACCCGGCCGAATCGGTCGAAGACGCCGAACCATCGGCGTCTCCATCGACTGACGCGGCAGGGGCGGCCGAAGAGTCAGATGCTGGCGTGGAGACGGCGGATACAGCAGAGACGGAGTCGGACGGTGATATGCACGCAGCGTCGGACGCCGATGCGAGTGACGGGGACGATGCGGCGGATGCCGACACTGACGCCGAATCGGAGGTCGACGTCCCCGAGGACGTCCAGAAGTACGCCCGCTTCAAGAAGGTCGACGGCGCGCAGTACGACCGCGTCAACGACTTCCTTCGCGAGCGAACCTACGTGACGGCGCGCGAGTGGGCCATCGCACGTCTCTGTGCCGACTTCCGCACCGAGACGGGCGTCGAGATGACGAAAATCGGTGAGAACCTCCCCGAACTCGTCCCCTTCATGACCGACACGTACTCGCCGCAGGCGGTCAATCAGGCGCGTTCCGCCTTCCGCGACAAGGTCCGCAAGTCGGGTGCGACGTTCCTCTACGGCGCGATGTCCGGGTTCTTCACGGCCGAAGAACTCGACGAGATGATGTACGAAGTCACCGAGATTGCGAAGTTCCTCCTCGAAGTCGAGGGTGTCGACCTCTCGGTCGAAGAAGAACTGGAGGCCGAAGAGCGCATCTCCAGCGTCATGCGCGAGGTTCGCGAGGCGAGTACCGAACTCCGAAGCGAAGAACTCTCGAACGACGACTAA
- a CDS encoding DUF7529 family protein → MTDEQTPPRTRGPNAGDPHALEGVLSFWETVVEDAEATAEEYESEGWETLVLHPGDVTVLPPATLPDATDRVGFDVLVPGSEFETLSEWVEDAAFDRYDVYRARESGTVFAVSVIQAAEAGKAVVAPLYYAVDAVDVMAKKAREQGELRLYVRPVEADQRVELVQSDPDPLFP, encoded by the coding sequence ATGACCGACGAGCAGACGCCGCCGCGAACGCGCGGGCCGAACGCGGGAGACCCACACGCACTCGAAGGAGTGTTGTCGTTCTGGGAGACGGTGGTCGAAGACGCCGAAGCGACCGCCGAGGAGTACGAGTCGGAAGGGTGGGAGACACTCGTCCTCCACCCCGGTGACGTGACCGTGCTCCCTCCGGCGACCCTGCCGGACGCGACGGACCGCGTCGGGTTCGACGTCCTCGTTCCGGGCAGTGAGTTCGAGACGCTCTCCGAGTGGGTCGAAGACGCCGCGTTCGACAGGTACGACGTGTACCGCGCCCGCGAGAGCGGGACGGTGTTCGCCGTCTCCGTGATTCAGGCCGCAGAAGCGGGAAAAGCCGTCGTCGCACCGCTCTACTACGCCGTGGACGCGGTCGACGTGATGGCGAAGAAAGCGCGCGAACAAGGGGAATTACGCCTCTACGTCCGGCCCGTCGAAGCAGACCAGCGTGTCGAACTCGTCCAGTCCGACCCAGACCCGCTCTTTCCTTAG
- a CDS encoding dihydroorotase, with product MRIANATVADGRVVDVRVEDGRITAVGDLDPVTDEATIDADENLLLPGAIDVHVHFREPGFEHKETWETGSQSAAAGGVTTVADQPNTNPTTTSGEGFDAKAERATKSCIDYGINGGVTPDWDPESLFDRPLFALGEVFLADSTGDMGIDADLFESAAERAGDAGVPVTVHAEDADLFDDAAIEGDLGGTGHDAAADAWSAYRRAEAEATAVERAIRVGGETGAQIHIAHTSTPEGVDAARDGGATCEVTPHHLFLSRDDLSDLGTYGRMNPPLRSEERREAMFERLADGRIDVVATDHAPHTTAEKDQSLLDAPSGVPGVETMVPLLLGAAVEGDLSLETVRDVVATNPADIFDLPQKGRIEEGADADLALYDLDAAREIRGDDLHSKCGWTPFEGFTGVFPEWTMLRGEMVWDGDEFGDVAGENVRA from the coding sequence ATGCGAATTGCGAACGCGACGGTGGCCGACGGGCGCGTGGTGGATGTCCGCGTCGAAGACGGACGCATCACCGCAGTCGGTGACCTCGACCCAGTCACCGACGAAGCGACCATCGACGCCGACGAGAATCTCCTTCTGCCGGGCGCAATCGACGTCCACGTCCACTTCCGCGAACCGGGATTCGAACACAAAGAGACGTGGGAGACGGGGTCGCAGAGCGCCGCCGCGGGCGGGGTGACGACTGTCGCCGACCAACCGAACACAAACCCGACGACGACGAGTGGAGAGGGGTTCGACGCGAAGGCCGAGCGTGCCACGAAGTCGTGTATCGACTACGGCATCAACGGCGGCGTGACGCCCGACTGGGACCCTGAGAGCCTGTTCGACCGACCGCTGTTCGCCCTCGGCGAGGTGTTCCTCGCCGATTCGACCGGCGACATGGGTATCGACGCCGACCTGTTCGAGTCGGCCGCCGAACGCGCGGGCGACGCGGGCGTTCCCGTAACCGTCCACGCCGAAGACGCCGACCTGTTCGACGACGCGGCCATCGAGGGTGACCTCGGTGGCACCGGCCACGACGCCGCGGCCGACGCGTGGAGTGCCTACCGCCGCGCTGAAGCGGAAGCGACGGCCGTCGAACGCGCCATCCGCGTCGGCGGCGAGACGGGTGCGCAGATTCACATCGCCCACACCAGCACGCCCGAGGGCGTCGACGCCGCCCGCGACGGTGGGGCGACCTGTGAAGTGACGCCGCACCACCTGTTCCTCTCGCGGGACGACCTGTCGGACCTCGGGACCTACGGCCGGATGAACCCGCCGCTCCGGTCGGAGGAACGCCGCGAAGCCATGTTCGAACGCCTCGCAGACGGCCGAATCGACGTGGTTGCGACCGACCACGCACCGCACACGACCGCCGAGAAAGACCAGTCACTCCTCGACGCACCGAGCGGCGTCCCCGGCGTCGAGACGATGGTCCCACTCCTCCTCGGGGCCGCCGTCGAGGGCGACCTGTCGCTCGAAACCGTCCGCGACGTGGTTGCGACGAATCCCGCGGACATCTTCGACCTGCCGCAGAAGGGTCGCATCGAGGAGGGCGCAGACGCCGACTTAGCTCTCTACGACCTCGACGCCGCACGGGAGATTCGCGGCGACGACCTGCACTCGAAGTGCGGATGGACTCCGTTCGAAGGGTTCACCGGCGTCTTCCCCGAGTGGACGATGCTCCGCGGCGAGATGGTCTGGGACGGCGACGAGTTCGGCGACGTGGCGGGCGAAAACGTTCGCGCGTAG
- a CDS encoding lipoate--protein ligase family protein encodes MRVIRGRGPDKVSDREITAAMLRETGETGEPAFRAWTPHRQVAFGRRDTRANRYDEAVDAAESRGFPALERSVGGRAVAYTGTTVAFAYATPLDDARAGLDERYEAATTAVVRALRTLGVPARRGEPPDSYCPGDHSVQAGGKLCGIAQRVRKSSALVSGVVVVTDRDEIAEVLVPIYDAIDVPFDPASVGSVDTAGGPADPDAVCRALEDVFVGDATPRIEDASDAA; translated from the coding sequence ATGCGCGTCATCCGTGGTCGTGGCCCCGACAAGGTGTCCGACCGGGAGATTACGGCGGCCATGCTCCGCGAGACTGGTGAGACGGGGGAACCCGCCTTCCGCGCGTGGACGCCGCACCGACAGGTTGCGTTCGGCCGGCGCGACACGCGAGCGAACCGATACGACGAGGCCGTCGACGCCGCCGAATCCCGTGGGTTCCCGGCACTCGAACGCTCCGTCGGTGGCCGTGCAGTCGCCTACACCGGAACGACCGTCGCGTTCGCCTACGCGACACCACTGGACGACGCCCGCGCCGGCCTCGACGAACGATACGAGGCGGCGACGACAGCAGTCGTCCGCGCACTTCGGACACTCGGCGTGCCTGCTCGGCGCGGCGAACCCCCAGACTCGTACTGTCCGGGTGACCACTCGGTGCAGGCCGGCGGGAAACTCTGCGGCATCGCCCAGCGAGTGCGGAAGTCGTCTGCACTCGTCTCGGGCGTCGTCGTCGTCACCGACAGAGACGAAATCGCCGAGGTGCTCGTCCCCATCTACGACGCAATCGACGTACCGTTCGACCCGGCGTCGGTCGGGAGCGTCGACACCGCGGGCGGACCTGCCGACCCGGACGCGGTCTGTCGAGCACTCGAAGACGTGTTCGTCGGCGACGCGACGCCACGAATCGAAGACGCGAGCGACGCGGCGTAA
- a CDS encoding helix-turn-helix domain-containing protein: MPDDETSAGYEVELGFPLGDSYLGTALEDSDLEITCVPSVPVSGDPVPYFTVSGTDADTFEDILEAHPNVEYFELVTSRPERRLYRCQWRLKDRGLISTIQMHNGIVRRIVGTKDGWTLSVFFPTNDHAAQFHSACLDRRLEIDVRRVEPASVDERHPATSDLSEKQLTALELAFSQGYFETPKEASLGDIADDIGISEQALSQRIRRALNRLVASSMDDTDREYSHEK, encoded by the coding sequence ATGCCTGACGACGAGACGTCCGCTGGCTACGAAGTCGAACTCGGCTTCCCCCTCGGTGATTCGTACTTGGGAACCGCGCTCGAAGACTCTGACCTCGAAATCACGTGTGTCCCGAGCGTTCCCGTCTCCGGTGACCCGGTTCCCTACTTCACCGTCTCTGGAACGGACGCCGACACCTTCGAAGACATCTTAGAGGCACACCCCAACGTCGAGTACTTCGAACTCGTCACCAGCAGGCCAGAACGGCGATTGTACCGCTGCCAGTGGCGACTGAAAGACCGTGGTCTCATCTCGACAATTCAGATGCACAACGGTATCGTTCGACGGATAGTCGGGACGAAAGATGGGTGGACTCTTTCGGTCTTCTTTCCGACCAACGACCACGCCGCACAGTTCCACAGTGCCTGCCTCGACCGGCGTCTCGAAATCGACGTCCGTCGCGTCGAACCCGCCAGTGTGGACGAGCGTCACCCCGCCACTTCCGACCTTTCGGAGAAACAACTGACGGCACTCGAACTCGCGTTCTCACAAGGGTACTTCGAGACGCCAAAAGAAGCCTCTCTCGGCGACATCGCCGACGACATCGGCATCTCTGAACAGGCGCTCTCCCAGCGAATCCGTCGGGCACTCAATCGCCTCGTCGCGTCGTCGATGGACGACACAGACCGCGAGTACTCACACGAAAAATAG